The following proteins come from a genomic window of Methanocella conradii HZ254:
- a CDS encoding 2-amino-3,7-dideoxy-D-threo-hept-6-ulosonate synthase: protein MNVGKSIRMKRIFDQRTKKTVMIPMDHGITLGPAKGLENVREVMRCAIEGGANALIMHKGIVKDCYVNCARASGLIIHLSASTSLSADPDYKILLTTPDEALSLGADAISVHVNVGSEKEHQMLLDAGMVSRRCEYLGLPMLAMMYPRGKNIHNQYDPDLIAHVCRVGAEMGADVVKTNYTGDPDTFKRVVRGCPVPVLVAGGLRTSTDTELLENIGGAMEAGAAGVAIGRNVFMHEAPALMVHRICAVVHDGLSPEEAMDIRV from the coding sequence ATGAACGTTGGCAAATCCATAAGAATGAAGAGAATATTCGACCAGCGCACTAAAAAGACTGTCATGATACCCATGGACCACGGGATAACGCTCGGGCCGGCGAAAGGCCTCGAGAACGTCAGGGAGGTCATGCGTTGCGCCATCGAGGGCGGCGCAAACGCCTTGATCATGCACAAGGGCATCGTGAAAGATTGTTACGTTAATTGTGCCAGGGCTTCAGGGCTTATCATACATTTATCGGCCAGCACGAGCCTGAGCGCGGACCCTGACTACAAGATACTGTTGACGACGCCAGACGAAGCCTTAAGCCTGGGCGCGGACGCGATTTCCGTGCATGTAAACGTGGGCTCGGAAAAGGAGCACCAGATGCTGCTGGACGCGGGCATGGTATCGAGACGATGCGAGTATCTCGGCCTGCCCATGCTTGCCATGATGTACCCCAGGGGCAAGAACATCCATAACCAGTATGACCCCGACTTGATAGCACACGTATGCCGGGTGGGGGCGGAGATGGGCGCCGACGTGGTAAAGACCAATTATACCGGCGACCCGGATACTTTTAAAAGGGTCGTCAGGGGCTGTCCGGTACCCGTGCTCGTGGCCGGGGGCTTGAGGACGAGTACGGACACCGAGTTGCTGGAAAACATCGGCGGAGCCATGGAGGCAGGCGCTGCAGGCGTAGCAATCGGGAGGAACGTGTTCATGCATGAGGCGCCTGCGCTGATGGTGCACAGGATATGCGCAGTAGTACATGATGGCCTGAGCCCGGAAGAGGCAATGGATATCAGGGTCTAG
- a CDS encoding ABC transporter ATP-binding protein, which yields METGNDVPAISIKGLVKRFNGLVAVDGVDLEISQGEFFGLLGPNGAGKTTLIRMLVGLSTPTSGSASIFGRDVVKNPIEARRLIGVSPQEYNFDENLKAKEILTYHAGYYGMGREERERRADEILDFLGIKDKAGEYCDKLSGGMKRRLLIGRALMQNPRVLFLDEPTTGVDVQLRRSLWDLLKKLNASGTTIVLTTHYIEEAESLCGRVAIMDHGRIIAIGRPEDLKRAEVDCSKLVLDIEGDSIPDLKVIPEVARYSYGKGKLTVHVTDTGTAAVKLLDYLRSNRIAVRSMHVRESTLEDVFIRLTGRDLRE from the coding sequence ATGGAAACTGGCAATGATGTGCCGGCCATATCTATAAAAGGGCTGGTAAAGCGGTTCAATGGCCTTGTGGCTGTGGATGGCGTTGACCTGGAGATATCGCAGGGCGAGTTTTTCGGGCTGCTCGGCCCCAATGGCGCGGGTAAGACCACGCTCATAAGGATGCTCGTCGGCCTTTCAACCCCCACGTCAGGTAGCGCCAGCATTTTTGGCAGGGACGTGGTCAAGAACCCCATAGAAGCAAGGCGGCTCATCGGCGTATCGCCGCAAGAGTACAACTTCGACGAGAACCTCAAGGCGAAAGAAATACTCACGTATCATGCGGGCTATTATGGCATGGGCAGGGAAGAGCGAGAGCGCCGGGCCGACGAAATACTCGATTTTTTAGGCATCAAGGATAAGGCCGGCGAGTATTGCGATAAGCTGTCCGGGGGCATGAAGCGCAGGCTTTTAATCGGGAGGGCGCTGATGCAAAACCCCCGCGTGCTATTCCTGGACGAGCCGACCACCGGCGTGGACGTCCAGCTTCGGCGCTCGCTGTGGGATCTATTAAAAAAGCTGAACGCTAGCGGCACGACCATCGTCCTTACCACCCATTACATCGAGGAGGCGGAAAGCCTCTGTGGCAGGGTTGCCATCATGGACCATGGGAGGATAATAGCCATTGGCAGGCCGGAAGACCTCAAGAGGGCTGAGGTCGACTGTAGCAAGCTGGTGCTCGACATCGAGGGCGACAGCATTCCAGATCTAAAGGTGATACCAGAGGTCGCACGGTATTCGTATGGAAAGGGAAAGCTGACGGTACATGTGACCGATACCGGCACGGCCGCGGTAAAATTGCTCGACTACTTGAGGTCAAACCGGATAGCTGTCAGGTCCATGCATGTGAGGGAGTCGACGCTAGAGGACGTTTTTATCAGGCTGACGGGGCGGGATCTGCGTGAGTGA
- a CDS encoding ABC transporter permease: MSELTALSLMLRREIIRFIRKPNRTILPSIISTFLYIFAFGYALGSAIPSMGGYSYVQFMLPGLVMMQVILHAYINPAYSLFSSREDRYIEDPLTTPMRYSTMVVAYVLGGMVRGLFIGLIIAGITMLLFRIWIYNILLFVLFLLFTAATFASIGVMLGQWSRNIEDVGNVMSYVLSPLLFLGGVFFSIDIIPADWIRWLSWLDPLTYVVDGFRYAMIGYEHTNPYYCLFAIIASLIICFFASLKFFESGYNLKT, translated from the coding sequence GTGAGTGAGCTTACAGCGTTATCCTTGATGTTGAGGCGGGAGATAATCCGCTTCATCAGGAAGCCGAACCGCACCATTTTGCCCAGCATCATCTCCACGTTCCTCTACATTTTCGCGTTCGGCTATGCCCTGGGCTCCGCGATACCCAGCATGGGCGGCTACTCTTACGTCCAGTTCATGTTGCCAGGCCTTGTCATGATGCAGGTCATACTGCACGCCTACATCAACCCTGCATACTCCCTATTTTCATCCCGCGAGGACAGGTATATCGAGGACCCTCTGACTACGCCCATGCGGTATTCAACCATGGTCGTTGCCTACGTTCTGGGCGGCATGGTTAGGGGACTTTTCATCGGCCTCATCATCGCGGGCATAACCATGCTTCTTTTCCGCATATGGATATACAATATTCTCCTGTTTGTTTTGTTTTTGTTGTTTACGGCCGCAACTTTTGCGAGCATAGGCGTTATGCTCGGCCAGTGGTCCAGGAATATAGAGGACGTGGGCAACGTCATGAGCTACGTGCTTAGCCCGCTTCTCTTTTTGGGCGGCGTGTTCTTCTCAATCGATATCATCCCAGCAGACTGGATTCGCTGGCTGTCATGGCTTGACCCGTTGACCTACGTGGTCGATGGATTCCGCTACGCGATGATTGGATACGAGCACACCAACCCATACTACTGTCTCTTCGCGATTATCGCCTCGCTAATCATATGCTTCTTTGCGAGCCTCAAGTTTTTTGAGAGTGGCTACAACCTGAAAACTTGA
- a CDS encoding NCS2 family permease — protein sequence MYEQTQKKNVEGSSITSFLDKYFHISERNSNIRTEIIAGVTTFMTMAYIIIVNPGILSAAGMDFKAVFVATCLAAALSTFLMGVIGKYPFALAPGMGMNAVVTFGICIGMGLSWQIAMALIFIEGLVILILVLTNLRELVMNSIPGSLKIAIGVAIGLFIAFIGFKDSGMMVSNPSTYIGFGSMSNPVVIVSLIGLIIIMALMALKVKGSILYGIILTSIIALIMCFAADAAGIAFNVYNNANVPMVAGAALPDGLSNLPSWGGSIIELPNAATLSTVGQLDIMGALNIGILTLVTLVFALGMVDFFDTMGTVVAVGGQAKLLDKDGKLPGLKNVLMIDSLAAMIGGFMGCSSNTTYVESASGVSAGGRTGLASVVTSVLFLVAMLFVPLAYLIPGAATAPALIIVGFLMLTLVKDIPWDKLEDALPAFLTIVGMVFTFSISKGIGFGFISYCLIKTASGKWRDVHPIMWIVAFVFALYFIFVSSII from the coding sequence TTGTACGAGCAAACCCAAAAAAAGAATGTAGAGGGTTCATCCATTACATCTTTTCTGGACAAGTATTTCCATATCAGCGAAAGGAATTCTAATATAAGGACTGAAATAATCGCCGGCGTGACCACGTTCATGACGATGGCCTACATCATCATCGTGAACCCTGGCATATTATCGGCGGCGGGCATGGATTTTAAGGCGGTATTCGTGGCCACATGCCTCGCGGCAGCGCTATCGACCTTCCTCATGGGCGTCATAGGAAAATACCCGTTCGCCCTCGCCCCTGGCATGGGCATGAACGCGGTCGTGACGTTCGGGATATGCATCGGCATGGGCTTATCATGGCAAATAGCGATGGCCCTCATCTTCATAGAAGGCCTTGTCATTTTGATTCTCGTGCTTACAAACCTTCGAGAACTTGTGATGAACTCCATCCCGGGCTCGCTAAAGATTGCCATAGGCGTTGCAATCGGCCTGTTCATAGCCTTTATCGGGTTTAAGGACTCCGGCATGATGGTGTCGAATCCTTCCACCTACATAGGATTTGGCAGCATGTCCAACCCCGTGGTGATAGTCTCGCTTATAGGGCTTATAATAATCATGGCTTTGATGGCCCTTAAGGTTAAGGGCAGCATTCTTTACGGAATTATTTTAACGTCAATAATAGCCCTGATAATGTGCTTTGCCGCGGATGCGGCTGGCATCGCCTTCAACGTATATAATAATGCGAACGTGCCCATGGTGGCGGGAGCTGCGCTTCCGGACGGCTTGAGTAACCTGCCATCATGGGGAGGCTCGATAATCGAGCTGCCGAATGCGGCAACCCTGAGCACTGTTGGCCAGCTGGACATCATGGGAGCTCTTAACATAGGCATCCTTACCCTGGTGACGCTGGTGTTCGCCCTGGGCATGGTCGACTTCTTCGACACCATGGGCACCGTGGTGGCGGTCGGCGGGCAGGCAAAGCTGCTTGATAAGGATGGCAAGCTGCCAGGCTTGAAGAATGTCCTGATGATAGACTCGCTGGCGGCGATGATCGGCGGCTTCATGGGGTGTAGCTCAAACACCACTTACGTTGAGAGCGCTTCGGGCGTGAGCGCGGGAGGGAGGACTGGCCTGGCGTCAGTGGTCACCTCTGTCCTGTTCCTCGTTGCCATGCTTTTCGTCCCGCTCGCCTACCTTATACCCGGCGCGGCGACGGCGCCTGCCCTTATCATCGTGGGCTTCCTGATGCTAACCCTTGTCAAGGACATACCATGGGATAAGCTTGAGGATGCTCTCCCCGCTTTCCTGACGATTGTGGGCATGGTGTTTACCTTTAGCATCTCGAAGGGCATTGGCTTTGGGTTCATATCCTATTGCCTTATTAAGACTGCCTCAGGTAAGTGGAGGGATGTGCACCCCATAATGTGGATTGTGGCGTTCGTGTTTGCCCTCTACTTCATATTCGTATCGAGCATAATATGA
- a CDS encoding methionine synthase yields the protein MMVTTVVGSYPTGVNVQNEEDVRKAIEIAIADQERAGISIISDGQVRADMVGIFALNMPGYRKEGNRYKIVDRIEIPDKPATVSDYLYAKKLARQAKVKGIITGPTTMAKSSIVEKGSPYKSNSDPELIYDIAYAQAAEARALTQAGAEIIQIDEPFFSVDADLEVGIRAVNIISKGIDVPAMHVCGDIRPIFKKLLEANVTILDHEFSSSKNLEAMDRDLIEAYGKIIGYGCVDTATDNVETAEQIERTIRMGIEKIGKKNMWIDPDCGLRMRTREAAYQKLANMVEAARRIG from the coding sequence ATGATGGTTACGACAGTGGTCGGGAGCTATCCGACCGGCGTTAACGTGCAAAACGAAGAGGATGTCAGGAAAGCAATAGAGATTGCGATAGCGGACCAGGAAAGGGCCGGGATCTCGATCATATCGGATGGCCAGGTGCGCGCTGATATGGTGGGGATTTTTGCTTTAAACATGCCTGGCTACCGCAAGGAAGGCAACCGATACAAGATCGTAGACCGTATCGAAATCCCGGACAAGCCTGCCACCGTCAGTGATTATCTCTATGCGAAAAAGCTGGCCAGACAGGCCAAAGTCAAAGGCATTATAACGGGACCCACAACCATGGCAAAAAGCTCCATAGTTGAAAAAGGCTCACCATATAAGTCGAACTCGGACCCAGAGCTTATCTATGATATCGCGTATGCGCAAGCCGCAGAGGCGCGGGCGCTTACGCAGGCGGGGGCTGAGATAATACAGATTGACGAGCCCTTTTTCAGCGTGGATGCCGACCTCGAGGTGGGCATCAGGGCGGTCAACATCATCTCAAAGGGAATCGATGTGCCAGCCATGCATGTATGTGGCGACATCCGTCCAATCTTTAAAAAACTTCTGGAAGCCAACGTGACCATCCTCGACCACGAATTCTCCAGTTCAAAAAACCTGGAGGCCATGGATAGGGACCTAATCGAGGCATATGGCAAGATAATCGGCTATGGGTGTGTCGACACTGCCACCGACAACGTGGAAACGGCCGAGCAAATAGAGAGAACTATACGCATGGGAATCGAAAAGATAGGCAAGAAAAACATGTGGATTGACCCTGACTGCGGGCTACGCATGCGAACAAGAGAAGCAGCATACCAGAAGCTAGCCAACATGGTAGAGGCGGCCAGGCGCATCGGCTAG
- a CDS encoding VOC family protein, with amino-acid sequence MHTVIAGEKVKTMGLCHIAIDVSDIERSLKFYTEMFDMDVLDRTDRFIHLRTHGGYDSFFLFRADGPVNPRKGGLTYMHFGFKVDDENFEKALEYINKYDVKVHPNPARGPGRYVYIEDPDGYVIQLEPGTCE; translated from the coding sequence ATGCACACAGTTATTGCAGGAGAAAAGGTTAAGACGATGGGGCTATGTCATATCGCCATAGATGTTTCCGACATTGAGAGGTCATTGAAGTTTTACACAGAAATGTTTGACATGGACGTGCTGGACCGGACCGACCGCTTCATCCACCTGCGTACTCATGGAGGGTACGACAGCTTTTTCCTTTTTAGAGCCGACGGCCCCGTAAATCCACGCAAAGGCGGGCTTACGTATATGCACTTCGGGTTCAAGGTCGACGACGAGAACTTTGAAAAGGCTTTAGAGTACATAAATAAGTATGACGTTAAGGTACATCCGAACCCTGCCAGAGGGCCAGGCCGCTACGTATACATCGAGGACCCGGACGGCTACGTCATACAACTGGAGCCGGGCACATGTGAATAG
- a CDS encoding metal ABC transporter substrate-binding protein yields the protein MSTKRLYYIAVFAVLAIFLMAPASAAQGTGKLKVVCTTSVLMDPITYIGGDKVEAISIADPTMCPNLQTDIIPNRIQLNKDFIKSADMFVAYNDSNDRQYNMPAVNDFMKANNYGTVTWKTVSNPSRGWNTPTNAKLLAAEVKGWLVEKDPANASYYEQRYSDYVKLFDAVEPTPEEKQQLNKTKVIVMLWQQEPVKNWLGMDVVNFYAPEFAMNGTKTPAKLVDDINANPEKYKEVAYIIENMQSGELAKGVEEALHDKGINAKRVIFTNFPGSVPNTTTMADVLKYNKQLVLPQATATPATPTATPKATPIGFEAIALGMLIGAALAIKGKSS from the coding sequence ATGTCCACCAAACGATTATACTATATCGCAGTATTTGCTGTATTAGCGATTTTTTTGATGGCGCCAGCTAGCGCCGCGCAGGGAACTGGAAAGCTCAAAGTGGTATGCACGACCAGCGTACTCATGGATCCTATCACGTATATTGGCGGCGACAAGGTCGAAGCAATATCCATCGCGGACCCAACTATGTGCCCGAACCTCCAGACGGACATCATACCAAACCGCATACAGCTCAACAAGGACTTCATAAAAAGCGCCGACATGTTCGTGGCTTACAACGATAGCAACGATAGGCAGTACAACATGCCCGCTGTCAACGATTTCATGAAGGCCAACAACTATGGCACGGTGACGTGGAAGACCGTCTCAAACCCATCCAGGGGATGGAACACGCCGACCAACGCCAAGCTGCTTGCAGCCGAGGTAAAGGGCTGGCTTGTGGAAAAAGACCCGGCAAATGCTTCGTATTATGAGCAGCGCTATAGCGATTATGTTAAGCTGTTTGACGCGGTGGAGCCTACCCCGGAGGAAAAGCAGCAGCTCAACAAGACGAAGGTCATCGTCATGCTATGGCAGCAGGAGCCGGTCAAGAACTGGCTGGGAATGGACGTGGTGAACTTTTATGCGCCGGAGTTCGCCATGAACGGCACCAAGACTCCCGCTAAGCTCGTGGACGACATCAACGCCAACCCTGAGAAGTATAAGGAGGTGGCCTACATAATAGAGAACATGCAATCCGGCGAGCTTGCTAAGGGAGTCGAGGAGGCGCTGCACGATAAGGGCATTAACGCGAAGCGCGTGATATTCACGAATTTCCCGGGCTCGGTGCCGAACACGACGACCATGGCCGACGTGCTCAAATATAATAAGCAGCTTGTGTTGCCGCAGGCTACGGCGACGCCTGCTACGCCCACGGCGACCCCCAAGGCTACGCCGATCGGCTTCGAAGCCATAGCTCTTGGAATGCTCATAGGCGCAGCGCTCGCAATAAAAGGAAAAAGTTCCTAA
- a CDS encoding DUF169 domain-containing protein: MARYMPEMKPTNFFFCRCIGGPAWFGYDNFDPRLAGLMSMGSKEVKDCNPKYLKESEQVAFEMYKSIGKVTPLGKYVIMEACENVQGDPGVKCIIFFGTSGQIRDLCALAYFRARDVLSKVSVPWGPACATLVTYPACMSKNISNGQVFIGPTDPSAREWLPDDYMAMGVPIKMAVQMAKDIEKSFIYKRA; this comes from the coding sequence ATGGCCCGATATATGCCGGAAATGAAGCCGACAAATTTTTTTTTTTGCAGGTGTATTGGCGGGCCTGCCTGGTTTGGATATGACAACTTTGACCCTCGCTTAGCAGGTTTGATGTCGATGGGGTCAAAAGAAGTAAAAGATTGCAATCCAAAATATCTAAAAGAAAGCGAACAAGTCGCTTTTGAAATGTATAAATCAATAGGAAAGGTCACGCCTTTGGGTAAATACGTAATTATGGAAGCATGTGAGAATGTACAAGGAGACCCGGGAGTAAAATGCATCATTTTTTTCGGAACGAGCGGGCAAATAAGAGACCTGTGTGCTCTTGCCTATTTTAGGGCACGGGATGTATTAAGTAAGGTATCTGTTCCGTGGGGTCCCGCATGCGCTACATTGGTCACATACCCTGCATGCATGTCTAAAAATATTTCAAATGGCCAGGTATTTATAGGGCCGACTGACCCATCTGCTAGGGAGTGGTTGCCTGACGATTACATGGCTATGGGCGTACCTATAAAGATGGCCGTGCAGATGGCCAAGGACATCGAGAAGTCATTTATCTATAAAAGAGCCTAG
- a CDS encoding metal ABC transporter permease: MLEPLIQNNVVCHAVEAMVFASIACSILGVIISRMGLSSMGFTMSHAAFAGAAIGMFLDMSAQLAAIAFSVGVAALIGPISDKAKMAADATLGVLFAMSMAVAIFLISYMQYMGKGLSASALLFGDVISLYREEIYALAAISILTIAFVLVFYKEIAAIMFNMKIAEASGIRVKVVYYILLFIIALSVALSLNIVGGLLIFVWLVTPAAIASQFCFNVKSMFIVAPLVALIISVVGVWAGFEFTLPIAPLVALLLTGAFGISVVISFKRRVSTRMH; the protein is encoded by the coding sequence ATGCTGGAGCCTTTGATACAGAACAACGTGGTATGCCATGCGGTCGAGGCGATGGTGTTCGCTTCAATTGCTTGCAGCATACTGGGCGTGATCATATCCAGGATGGGCCTCTCATCTATGGGATTCACCATGTCGCATGCTGCTTTCGCCGGGGCCGCCATAGGCATGTTTCTAGATATGAGCGCTCAGCTTGCCGCCATAGCTTTTAGCGTGGGGGTCGCAGCGCTCATCGGCCCTATCAGCGATAAGGCGAAGATGGCGGCGGATGCGACGCTTGGCGTGCTCTTCGCCATGTCCATGGCCGTGGCTATTTTCTTGATATCATACATGCAGTATATGGGAAAAGGCTTATCGGCGAGCGCCCTGCTATTTGGCGACGTCATCTCACTCTACCGTGAAGAAATATACGCCCTGGCCGCAATCTCAATTCTCACAATAGCCTTCGTGCTCGTATTCTACAAGGAGATAGCGGCCATCATGTTCAACATGAAGATAGCGGAAGCTTCAGGGATACGCGTAAAGGTCGTTTATTATATCCTGTTGTTCATCATCGCCCTCTCGGTGGCGCTTAGCCTCAACATCGTGGGCGGCCTTTTGATATTCGTCTGGCTCGTGACGCCCGCCGCCATCGCCAGCCAGTTCTGCTTCAACGTGAAGAGCATGTTCATAGTGGCGCCACTCGTAGCATTAATAATTAGCGTCGTGGGCGTCTGGGCCGGTTTTGAGTTCACGCTTCCCATAGCCCCCCTGGTCGCTCTCCTTCTAACGGGGGCATTTGGCATATCTGTCGTGATATCTTTTAAAAGAAGAGTTTCTACAAGAATGCATTAA
- a CDS encoding metal ABC transporter ATP-binding protein gives MSIIELNGIYTAYEGGDKPVIKDLSLKVGRGEFVVIGGPNGAGKTTLLESINGLVKITHGSAKVCGLDVRRSGPDIRKRAGYVIQNFYFDPFTPFTVEQVVMMGRYGRLGFFNRPSEEDHRAVDRAIRLAGIEDLVNKPIGTLSGGQQQKAMIAHNLAKEPDLMLLDEPFSNLDFNSREYFKGVFEDIVRKGTPVVMVSHAFDGLPDTGVRLVVMEGGRIISDMACRVGEVEGVIRKACAVC, from the coding sequence TTGAGCATCATAGAGCTGAATGGGATATATACCGCTTATGAGGGCGGCGATAAGCCTGTTATAAAGGATTTGTCTCTGAAAGTAGGCCGGGGCGAATTCGTTGTCATCGGCGGCCCTAATGGGGCTGGCAAGACGACCCTGCTAGAGTCGATTAACGGCCTGGTAAAGATAACGCATGGCAGCGCAAAGGTGTGCGGCCTCGACGTGCGCCGCTCTGGCCCAGATATCCGAAAGAGAGCTGGCTACGTCATACAAAACTTTTATTTTGACCCATTTACGCCTTTCACTGTCGAGCAGGTTGTGATGATGGGTAGGTATGGGCGGCTAGGATTTTTTAACAGGCCCTCCGAGGAAGACCACCGTGCTGTAGATAGGGCGATACGGCTGGCGGGCATCGAAGACCTCGTGAATAAGCCAATAGGCACGCTGAGCGGGGGCCAGCAGCAAAAGGCGATGATAGCCCATAACCTGGCAAAGGAGCCGGATCTCATGCTGCTGGACGAGCCGTTCAGCAATCTTGATTTTAATTCCAGGGAGTATTTTAAGGGAGTCTTCGAGGATATCGTGAGGAAGGGCACGCCCGTCGTCATGGTTTCGCATGCCTTCGATGGCCTTCCCGACACGGGCGTCCGACTCGTGGTCATGGAAGGAGGCAGGATTATTTCTGATATGGCGTGCAGGGTTGGAGAAGTCGAAGGGGTCATAAGGAAAGCGTGTGCGGTGTGCTGA
- a CDS encoding formylmethanofuran dehydrogenase subunit E family protein, whose translation MHDMGGCKYTGLDKNYTIEDLAAFHGHLGPYIVLGYRMGRYVRRYFCMDPFKMSAVVYCSCTPPQSCIADGVQIGSGCTLGKRNIELVKSNEVKCEFLSDGKKLVLRPMPIKFPPKDDHHYSELIEQLAVDMYRMDDTELFSVSSR comes from the coding sequence ATGCACGACATGGGCGGATGCAAATATACCGGTTTGGATAAGAATTACACGATTGAGGACCTCGCGGCCTTCCATGGCCACCTCGGCCCATACATTGTCCTCGGATACAGGATGGGCAGGTATGTGAGGCGCTATTTCTGCATGGACCCTTTTAAGATGAGCGCTGTGGTCTATTGCTCCTGTACTCCTCCACAATCCTGTATAGCGGATGGCGTGCAGATAGGCAGTGGCTGCACGCTCGGCAAGAGGAACATTGAATTAGTAAAATCCAACGAGGTGAAGTGCGAATTCTTGTCGGATGGTAAAAAGCTGGTCTTAAGGCCCATGCCCATAAAGTTTCCTCCGAAGGACGACCACCATTATAGCGAGCTTATTGAGCAGCTTGCCGTGGACATGTATAGAATGGATGATACTGAGCTTTTCAGCGTTAGCTCAAGGTAG
- a CDS encoding nucleoside 2-deoxyribosyltransferase → MRLFLSGPFFSDEEAERIDRVKGALEKLGFEVYSTSHRNPPIDLGSKAQKSRRFKLLCKEIEKSDGLFAVLDGKDPGTIWEMGYASALGKPVVAFTEGEPFFSLMLDGSALWINGFGKIDKKVKKFYEKKPFTRRQS, encoded by the coding sequence ATGAGGCTATTCCTGTCAGGCCCATTCTTTAGCGACGAAGAGGCGGAGAGGATTGATAGAGTTAAGGGTGCCCTTGAGAAGCTTGGCTTTGAGGTATACAGCACGTCGCACCGTAACCCGCCCATCGACCTGGGCAGTAAGGCGCAAAAGAGCAGGAGGTTTAAGCTTTTGTGTAAGGAGATCGAGAAGAGCGATGGGCTGTTCGCGGTGCTCGACGGTAAAGACCCGGGGACGATATGGGAGATGGGATACGCCTCGGCCCTGGGCAAGCCCGTGGTGGCCTTCACTGAAGGAGAGCCCTTCTTTTCCCTGATGCTCGATGGGTCGGCGTTATGGATAAATGGATTTGGCAAGATAGATAAAAAAGTAAAAAAGTTTTATGAGAAAAAACCATTCACGCGAAGGCAAAGCTAA